In the Methanosphaera stadtmanae DSM 3091 genome, TACTTGTTAAATTATTATTTAAAATAACACTATTATTACCATTAATATATACAAGTCCTTGGATATTGTTATTTTCTACTGTATTATATCCATTAAGATATAAACCATAAGCACTTGTTGGAACTGTTATATTGTTGTTTGTTATTTGTGTATTAGCTTGACCAAGGTTATATATTGCAAAGGTTATCAGTTTTCTAAAATTAAGACTGTAGAATAAGCTAGAGCCTTTCATATCACTAAAACATGAATTTTCAATGACACGATTAAATGAACTATTAAACACGTCATCATTAGCAATATAAATTCCAGTACTATTTTTAAATACACATTCATTCACATAAAGGTTTCCTTTTCCTTGGTATATGTCTGTTTGTTCATTGTTTTCAAATGTACACTTGGTTATGTTTGTAATGAGTGTTACTGATCCATTATGTTGGTTGTAGAAGTCTGCACTTCCCGTGTTTGCTGCAATTCCACTTCCAAATTTAAATGTACTTGCAAGGTTGTATGCATGTCCATTACGGAATGTTGAGTTTACTATGGTTAGTACTTTATCATTGGTTACTGTTCCCCATCTTGCTGCATTATCTATAAATTGACTGTTATGTATTGTTGCTGTACCATTATTGTATATTCCAGCTCCAAAGTTACCTGTACTACTACTTTTACGGTTGGATTCAAATATACTGTTGTTTACAACTAGTGTGGAACCATCATTACTTCTTATTCCTGCTCCTACTCCTGCAAGATTTTCATAGAAATATACATTATCTACTTCAAGATTTGCATAGTTATCTATTGTTGCTGTAGGATATGCATTGATATTGTTTCCACCTTTACTTACCATGTGTTGGAAGTTTAGGTTTTTTATGGTTATTTTACCATTACCTGAGGTTATGTTCATTGCCCAGTTACCTTTTGTTATGTTGTATGTGTTAAAGTATGGGTCATCTCCCCAAACTGTTCCTCCTTGTATGGTATATTCACTTTCTCCATCAATGATTGTTTGATTTATTCCATCACCAATAAAGTTAATGTATTTATTACCATCTATTGTTAGATTTGTATTTCCTGTACCTTTATATGTACCATTTTTAATGTGGATGTTGTAATTATCATTGGAATTTACCTTTCCAACTGCATATCCTATGGTTTTAAAGGGATTGTCTTGACTTCCAGTATTACTATCACTTCCACTATTATCACAGACATAATAGTCTACATTACTGGTTTCTTTTTTTATTGTTTTTTTATTATCTGTTTTTTCTTTTGTTTGAATATTTTCACTATTTTTAGATAATACCTTATTATCAGTAGTATCTTCTTTTATAACATTACTCATACTTACTTGTTTTTCAACAGTAACTGTTGGTGATGTGGTTGTCGAGTTTGACACATCACCTGCACTTATTGCTGAAATACTAATAAGAAGTAATGATACGAGTATAAGTAAAAATACTTCTTTACTATACTTTTTAAACATTATACTAACCTCTTACTGGCTTTGTATTATTATAAGTAATTCTTTAATTGATAGTACAACTATCCCAAAATAATATTATTAATAAAATATACTTGAAAATTATTAATTAATAGTTTAAAGTATTACTTAATTAATATTATTTAAAAGTTATTTTATTTAAAATTAATTTTATTTTAATTTTTAGATTTATCTAAAACATTTCATTGTTTTTGGTAGTTTTGAATTATTTAGCCCCTTTGATTTATTTTTATTATAATCCCGAACCATACTCATTTTATTTCTTAATATTTATCTTAAAACTAGTTTTTTATAATAATACATTATTATTTAGTCTTTATTCCATGTAAGAAATGTTAGTAGATATTAATATTTAAATACAATAACATATATGTAGAATATTAGTGAATTACATGAAACATTATATGTATTTTAGCAAACATTCAATATACATAAAAATCCACAAATATACACCAGAATCATTCATAAAAGACATACCTCCAGGCGTATTATTAATAAAACAAATAATAAATACAACAGAAAATACAAAAACGGCATTACAATAGTTAAGTCAACAATGACTTATCAAAGGGCTAAAAATATATTACTAGTATTAATAACTACCTAAAAAACATATATTTAAAAGAAGTAATAGTTTAATATGAAATTCTTTATAACAGGTGGTAGTGGTTTACTTGGTGAAAGATTAGCCACAATAGCAAGTAATGATGATGAGATTGTATTATCACATAATTCAAATCCAACAAAAAACACTATAAAATGTGATATTACAGATAAAAATGAAGTTGAAAAAGTAATAAATAAAAATAAACCAGACACTATAGTTCATTGTGCTGCTATGACAGATGTAGATTTATGTGAAGATGAAATAGACATAGCTTATAGAATTAATAGTGATGGAACAAGAAATATGGCCCAAGCTGCTGAAAATATTGGTGCTAAAATTATATATGTATCAACAGACTTTGTATTTGATGGAGATAAAGGTTACTATAGTGAAGATGATGAAGTAAATCCCCTTGGAATCTATGCAAAATCTAAATATGATGGAGAAGTTCAATTAAAAAAATACAGTACTAACTGGGCAATTGCACGTGTAAGTGTATTGTATGGATGGCATAAAAAAGCAAACTTCACAACATGGGTTATAAATCAACTACGTAGTAATAATTCAATAAATATTGTAACTGATCAAATTAACTCACCAACCTATGCAGATAATGCTGGTGAAGCTATATTTGAAATAGCAAAACAAGATAAAAATGGTATTTATCATACAGCAGGTAATGATAGAATAAATAGATTTGATTTTACACAGAAAATTGCCGAAGCATTTAATTTAAATAAGGATTTAATTAATCCAACAACAAGTGATAAATTCATTCAAAAAGCACCAAGACCAAGAGATTCTTCCTTGAATGTTAATAAAATTAAAAAAGAATTGGGTTTTACTATGGAAACATGTAGTGAATCATTAGAAAGAATGGCTAATTGTAAATAAGATGGATTTTTTTCATCTTATACTATAAAGTCATTAACTATTTATAAATAGAAGAAGTCACTCTCAGAAGTTCAGTGGATATAACTTTTCATATTTTTTAAATTCCAAAATGCTAGTGTTAGTTTTACTCGTGTTTCTACTCTTTTAGACGTTTTATTTTTCTTTATATGTTTTAACATTATTTTTAGAAACATATTTTCTAATCCTACTAGTTCTTTCTATTTTTGAATCTTCACAATTTTCTTTATGTTTTTGAGATATGGTTGTATAGTTTTTTCACATATTTCAATTATTGGTTTATAATAATTTTTTTTATTATTTAAAATATCTTCAAGTATTTTTCTAGCATTTTTTAATAGTCTGTGAATATATTATTGAATTTATCCTCTTCTTTTGTTGATATACTTTGTTTATTTCATTTCATTCAAGTTATTTTCTTTAATAAACTTTTTAAGGTCTCTATTTATCTTTTGTTGTAAGTGGAACTGACAAAATTGGTGATCCATCATTAATTTATCTATTGGTTTTCTATATTCTTCTTTAAGGTCTGTTGTAACTGATTTTGATTTATATTTAGCTTTATCTATCTCTAAAAATATCTTATATTTAATTTCTACAAAATCTTCTATAAAATCGTAAAGTTTAAGTTGTTTTTCATGCAAAATAATATTAGGAACTTTTATTTTTAAGTTTTTCATGTAAATATGTAAGATCCTCTTTATATAAAGACTTTTTTTATGCTTATTTTTCACAATAGAATTATTTAAAGTGTAAATTTTTAATTTAAACCGTTTCAAGCATATTTCTATTTTTTTATTGAAAAAAATCAAAAATCAACTAAGTTTCCTGACAATGACCACAAGAAAGCGTAACATTTATATATAATAATTTAAATATATAGTATTAACCTTTATGTAGGTTATTATTTTTCAATGGTTAAATCCATCCAAAATATAAAAATAAACTTTTTTATACGCGGGGGTGGTCGAGCGGTCAAAGGCGATAGGTTGAGGGCCTATTGAGGTAGTCTCTTCGCGGGTTCGATTCCCGTCTCCCGCATTTAATTTCAAAAACTTTTTTTAAAAAAAATTATATTTTAATTGTAACTTTTAAATTACAACCCTTTTTTAAATCATTAATTAAATCTTTATCCAAGTCTCTTGCAGCCTTATTAGAATTAATCATCAATGTACGATTACATGTAAAATCACTTTTTCGACAAACCATGTCAGTTGGATGATTAAGTGTTAATTTTGAACATCCAAAACCTATTATAGAGTCATGTGCATTATCTGTTTCTAATATCAATTCTATTTTTGTATTATCAGTTTTTATTTTTTCTTTTAAAGTACTTGGTAAATCATTTAATATTGTATTACTACAAACACCAATTATACAATCACCCTTTAGTGTTAATGTTTTATCAGTTGTTATTTCAAAAGTAGATTTATGATGGGACGTTATATTTTCATGTCCCCTTGCTAAAAAACTATACTCCATATAATCACGTAAAATCCTATTTTAAATTATTCCACTTAATATTTATAAAACTTATATTGAATAAATTTTATGGAAAACTAGAATTTATATTAGATTATTAAAATAATAGTAATATATAAAAGAATAAATTAATTTTAGATTTTGAAGGGAAATAAAATGGAAATACCTGATAAAGGAAATTATTGTTTAATTATTAAAATGAAAAATGATTGTACAATTAAAATAGGTGCAAAAGGAAATATTGATTTTAAAAAAGGTTATTATGTTTATGTTGGTTCAGCATTAGGGACATTATCTAATAGAATAAAAAGACATCTATCTAATGATAAGAAAAAACATTGGCATGTGGATTATTTATTACTTAATAAAAATACTGAAATTAAAGAAGTGATATACACATACTGTACTAAAAAAATAGAATGTAATATAGCCTATAATATACAAGAAGATGCAACTAATTATATTGAAAGTTTTGGATGTTCTGATTGTAAATGCATGTCTCATTTATATTATTTTAACAACTATACTGATGCTCTAAATAGTAGTATTAATTCTTATAAAAAAATAAATTATAAACCATATACATGGTTTTAAACATATGAATAGAAGAACTCTTCAAATTCCTCAATACCCATAGGTGTTGGTGTAGAAAATTCCTGATTATTCATAATATTGTTTATAAGTTCAGAATAGATTTTTGACTGACTAGAATCAGGGAAAGTTTCAACAACTGTACTTGCCTTATATTCACTTGTCTGAACAAGTTCACATCTGGGAATTATACCCATAATCTTACTTGAAATAAGTGATGCAAACTCTGTAACCACTTCCACCTCATTTTTCACATTCCTACAGTTACAAATAATACCACCAAGTTTACCATTTAATTTCTTAATTCCCTTAGCAATATTATTTGCAGCATATAATGACATGTATTCTCCACTAGTTACAATATATACTTCATCAGCATAATCCTCACGTAATGGTACACTAAAACCACCACATACAACATCACCTAAAACATCATATATTACTAAATCAGGATCATTATCAAATGCACCAATTTTATCAAGTAGGTTCATTGCAACAATTACACCCCTACCAGCACAACCTACTCCTGGTTCAGGTCCACCAGATTCTACACATAAAGTATTATTATATCCTTCATATACAATATCTTCAAGTTCAGGTTGAGTATTATCTCTCATTGTATCAAGTATTGTTGGTATACGTTTACCTACCAATGTTCTTGTAGTATCAGCCTTAGGATCACAGCCAATAACAAATGTTGAATTATCATATGCTGCAGCCATATTTGATACTGTTGTTGATTTTCCTATTCCACCCTTACCATATATTGCTATTTTTTTTAAAACCATATTTTACACATCCTTTATTTGTACTTTTTTATACACATGATCATTTTCACGAACAATACCATTTATTTTTATACCTACATCTTCTTTTGAAACTTTATCTACATTCACTCCATTAACTTGCATGGATGTTACCTTCTCTGTAATACTACCAGTTTTATTTCCCTGAATTATTATAGTATCATTTACTTCTAAATCAGACCATAACTTAATTTCAGCCACATTGATTTTCTTATAGAAATTTGTTACCTGACCAATATCCACCTTTTTATATGTTGCCTTATTATCAAAACTCGTTAATTTAGGAGTTCTATAGTAAAATCCAGTGTCGAATCCCCTGTTAAATACTGAACTTAACTCTTTTTTCCATTTTAATAATAAATCAGGTGATTTTTTCTCCCATTCACCACTTTCATATAAATCAATTGCTTGTCTATAACAGTTTGTAACTGTTGCCACATAATCTGCAGGTCTTGCTCTTCCTTCTAATTTAAATGCATCTATTTTTGATTCTATTAAATCAGGAATATGTTCAATCATACACATATCTCTTGGACTTAGTATACGTGAATTTTCTATGGAATTGTTTTCAGGATTAGATAATATCAATTCCTTATTTTCTGTTGATTTAAGTACCCATTCCTGCCTACATGGTTGTAGACATTCTCCACAATTAGCATTTCTATCATAGAAATATGAACTTAAAAAGCACCTGCCAGATACTGCTACACACATTGCTCCATGAACAAATGTTTCAATTTCTATTGGAGATTTTCTTTTAATAGTACAAATATCCTTTAATGATAATTCTCTTGATAAAACAGCCCTTGATATTCCTAATTCCTTATATAATTTCAGTGCTTCTACATTTGTAATGTTTGCTTGAACACTTAGATGTAGAGGAATTGATGATTTATTTGCTATGTTAATCATACCCATATCTGAGATAATTAAAGCATCAACATCATATTGTTCCAGTTTATCTAATTGTTTCCCATATTTTTCTAATTGATTATCTGAAACTATAGTATTAGTACAAACATATAATTTTTTATTGTTATCATGACACTGAACTACTATATCTTTAATATCTCCAATATCAATATTTGCAACATTTGCACGCATATTATAGTCAGTAATTCCCACATATACAGAATCAGCATTGTTATTTATTGCAGCACTTACTGAACGTTTATCTCTTGCTGGTGCTAATAATTCAACCATATTATCAGAAACCTGTAAAAAAAGATTAAAAAAAAGATTTAAAAAAGTGATTTATTCATTATCTAATAAATCATCTGGTATAACTGTTGGATAATCCCCAGTTATACATCCTAAACATAAGTCTTCCCTTGGAGTTCCTATTGATTCTACCAGTCCCTCAATACTAATATATCCAATAGAATCAACACCAATTTCATCACATATTTCTTCAGTAGTTCTATCCACTGCAAGTAACTCTTCTTTTGTAGCCATTGCAATTCCATAGAAACAAGGAGATATTATTTCTGGACATCCTACTAGTAAATGAACTTCACTTGCTCCAGCATCACGTAACATTTTAATAATAGTTTTTGAAGTTGTACCTCTAACTACACTATCATCAATAACTATTACACGTTTATCTTTAATTACTGAATTAAGTGTGTTCATTTTAAGTTTTACTGCAATATCCCTATCTTTTTGTGTTGGCATGATAAATGTTCTTCCAACATACCTATTTTTAATTAAACCTTCAGCATAAGGTATTTTAGATTCACGAGCATAGGCAAGTGTAGCTGGAATTGCAGAATCTGGAACTGCTATTACTACATCAGCATCAATTGGATATTCCTGAGCTAATCTTTTACCCACATTTAATCTAACCTCATAAACACTTTTATCAAAGATTATACTATCTGGTCTAGCAAAATATAAATATTCAAACATGCAATTAGCAGTATGTTCTTCTTTTGGTAGGAAATAACTTGTTTCTTTTCCATTGTCTATTTCTAATATTTCACCAGGTTCTATTGAACGAATATATGGAATATCTAAAGAATCAAAAGCAACTGTTTCTGATGCTATTACTAAAAATTCATCACTTCTACCTAAAGCCAATGGTTTCATACCTAGAGGATCTCTTACAGCATACAATACACCATTAATTAATATAACTAATGAGTATGATCCTATTAATTTAGAACATGTTTTTTGAATTGCTAATACAACATCCCCACTTTTATTATATTCATCTATTATAAGATGACATATTACTTCAGAATCTGTTGTAGATTTAAATTCATGATTTGATTCTAATAATTCCTTTCTTAAACTAGTAGAATTAACAATATCTCCATTATGTCCTATGGATATTATTATATTTTCTTTATGTTCTACAAATGGTGAACAGTTTTCATGAGATGAATCTCCTGTTGTAGAGTATCTTACATGACCTATTCCAACATTACCATTTAATATATCAAGTAGATTGTTATCAAAAACATCTGAAACTAAACCCATACCTACATGAGTATTTATTCTTCCTTCTTTTAAAACACTTATTCCTGCAGATTCTTGTCCTCTATGTTGAATAGTATACAAACCAGAGT is a window encoding:
- the cfbC gene encoding Ni-sirohydrochlorin a,c-diamide reductive cyclase ATP-dependent reductase subunit; protein product: MVLKKIAIYGKGGIGKSTTVSNMAAAYDNSTFVIGCDPKADTTRTLVGKRIPTILDTMRDNTQPELEDIVYEGYNNTLCVESGGPEPGVGCAGRGVIVAMNLLDKIGAFDNDPDLVIYDVLGDVVCGGFSVPLREDYADEVYIVTSGEYMSLYAANNIAKGIKKLNGKLGGIICNCRNVKNEVEVVTEFASLISSKIMGIIPRCELVQTSEYKASTVVETFPDSSQSKIYSELINNIMNNQEFSTPTPMGIEEFEEFFYSYV
- a CDS encoding peptidase U32 family protein; the encoded protein is MVELLAPARDKRSVSAAINNNADSVYVGITDYNMRANVANIDIGDIKDIVVQCHDNNKKLYVCTNTIVSDNQLEKYGKQLDKLEQYDVDALIISDMGMINIANKSSIPLHLSVQANITNVEALKLYKELGISRAVLSRELSLKDICTIKRKSPIEIETFVHGAMCVAVSGRCFLSSYFYDRNANCGECLQPCRQEWVLKSTENKELILSNPENNSIENSRILSPRDMCMIEHIPDLIESKIDAFKLEGRARPADYVATVTNCYRQAIDLYESGEWEKKSPDLLLKWKKELSSVFNRGFDTGFYYRTPKLTSFDNKATYKKVDIGQVTNFYKKINVAEIKLWSDLEVNDTIIIQGNKTGSITEKVTSMQVNGVNVDKVSKEDVGIKINGIVRENDHVYKKVQIKDV
- the purF gene encoding amidophosphoribosyltransferase, which produces MGRQNVQNDLQDKCGVVGVYSYDESVDVASWIYSGLYTIQHRGQESAGISVLKEGRINTHVGMGLVSDVFDNNLLDILNGNVGIGHVRYSTTGDSSHENCSPFVEHKENIIISIGHNGDIVNSTSLRKELLESNHEFKSTTDSEVICHLIIDEYNKSGDVVLAIQKTCSKLIGSYSLVILINGVLYAVRDPLGMKPLALGRSDEFLVIASETVAFDSLDIPYIRSIEPGEILEIDNGKETSYFLPKEEHTANCMFEYLYFARPDSIIFDKSVYEVRLNVGKRLAQEYPIDADVVIAVPDSAIPATLAYARESKIPYAEGLIKNRYVGRTFIMPTQKDRDIAVKLKMNTLNSVIKDKRVIVIDDSVVRGTTSKTIIKMLRDAGASEVHLLVGCPEIISPCFYGIAMATKEELLAVDRTTEEICDEIGVDSIGYISIEGLVESIGTPREDLCLGCITGDYPTVIPDDLLDNE
- a CDS encoding DUF371 domain-containing protein, with amino-acid sequence MEYSFLARGHENITSHHKSTFEITTDKTLTLKGDCIIGVCSNTILNDLPSTLKEKIKTDNTKIELILETDNAHDSIIGFGCSKLTLNHPTDMVCRKSDFTCNRTLMINSNKAARDLDKDLINDLKKGCNLKVTIKI
- the rfbD gene encoding dTDP-4-dehydrorhamnose reductase, whose protein sequence is MKFFITGGSGLLGERLATIASNDDEIVLSHNSNPTKNTIKCDITDKNEVEKVINKNKPDTIVHCAAMTDVDLCEDEIDIAYRINSDGTRNMAQAAENIGAKIIYVSTDFVFDGDKGYYSEDDEVNPLGIYAKSKYDGEVQLKKYSTNWAIARVSVLYGWHKKANFTTWVINQLRSNNSINIVTDQINSPTYADNAGEAIFEIAKQDKNGIYHTAGNDRINRFDFTQKIAEAFNLNKDLINPTTSDKFIQKAPRPRDSSLNVNKIKKELGFTMETCSESLERMANCK
- a CDS encoding GIY-YIG nuclease family protein — protein: MEIPDKGNYCLIIKMKNDCTIKIGAKGNIDFKKGYYVYVGSALGTLSNRIKRHLSNDKKKHWHVDYLLLNKNTEIKEVIYTYCTKKIECNIAYNIQEDATNYIESFGCSDCKCMSHLYYFNNYTDALNSSINSYKKINYKPYTWF